The Pyrus communis chromosome 12, drPyrComm1.1, whole genome shotgun sequence genomic sequence tatctatacatacgtatatatgttcattttctgggaagtatacaggttttacagcgaggggttagaatgtatttttgcTAAAGacttttcaaagagctttgtttttgcccactcacgcttttgttttgcgtccctccaggttctagtggtctagcaagttcggtggtttatcccagagggcgtcccggcatttctgacagacactcaccattgtagggtcaccttcgggtgtatatatgtcgtatcttttccttttagactgttgtagacttgctctgaattgtgtctcacatacactagtactttgtatgctagttagtttttaattattcgtacttttatattactatcttaatagcttccgcacgcgcacatggctacgtcaccttcgtgtgacggccagcatgccctgatttcggtcggggtgtgtcaacttAAATCTATATTGAATACttctaaatttattaaaaaaaattaaaatacttcAGAATCCCATTTGAATACACGATCagatattttaaatcaataatcGTCGAAGCATCCAAGAGAGTCGTTTGAAATAAAAGATAGGCCTTTGACCGGACGGTGTAGATGATGGACCCACCAGGAGTCGGAGCGTGAGAACAGTATATCGCCTTGACAATTCCGTTCCCATAATCATCGTTCTCTTTTGGATCCCCACCACCTCCGCCCATCATCATCAGCACATTACAGCAGATATTTTACTCTCCCTCGCTCACTTTCACTGCCTTTGCCTTTTGGGTTTGCAAAAAGCAAAAGCCTTTGATGAATCAATCATACGCTTACAAGTATTCCCAAGTACGTcgatttcgttttttttttccccttcctttttggctttttctcTAATAATATCGTGATGATTTCCCTTTACGCGCCATTCAATTACCATTTTTTTAGCTAGTACTGTGAATTGCGATGCAGTTTTTCGTGTATAAAATGTTGGGTTTAGTGtcaatttccatttttttactGCTTCgatcttgtttttatttattttttatgtttttatgtgCTTACAAATCGTAATTAATGTTCTCATTGTCAGATGTTGAAGTTTGACTACTGGTGAGGCTTTTGCTTGTTTTCCTAGTTTCTTTACTAAAAGAAAGACGACTTTCTACACCTTGCTTTCTGGGAAGGTTGGAAATTGGAAAATTGATTAAGTCTTTCGCCTTCAAAACACTTCtagaagaacccaaaaatctcAGTCCAAGAACACAGTCTGCCAGCggaaaggaaaagaatttcaTAGTGTTTTTCCTGGAAAAGGAAATTATGGGTTTTGTTGGAcaagaaaaagattgaaatctCAGGGAGAtattgaccaaaaaataaaGGGAAATCTCAGAGAGGCGGACATTGATCGGTGCATATATAGATATATCCATCAACCAAGAAAGATGGGTTCTTTCAAAGGTCATATTCTGCCAGGgactttgtttttggttgttgggGTGTGGCACGTATGGTGCTCGCTGGTGAGATATGTGTCAAACCCCAAGTCCTTTCGGGTACATGTATGGAACCCAATTCCCGGTGTTGATGGGAGGCTTAAGTATTTTGAGCTTTATCTTATAGCagttggtgctttcattgataTGTGTATCGAGCTTTTGTATTCGACCCATCTCAAGTTCTTTGTAGATGGAGTCTTGAACCCTCATCACATGAATGATTTCGAGCACTCGGGGATGCTTCTTATGTTCTTTATCTTTGGGGTTGTCACCCTGATCTCACAGGAGACAAGGTATGGTCATGCTCAATTGATTATATTGATTGCCATTTTCTTCGTTTTTATATCATGTTGTGTAACAATCTTGTTGATTCGTCGGAAAAAGATAGGATAGAAAAAGCAATAAAGCCACTGATTCTTAGATTTTAAATATATGAGATTGATGAAGTAGCTGCTCCGATCAATTAAGAGTGTTGCATTTTTTTACCTGCTCAAGTGGATGTTTCTATAGCACCggaaacaaattaacaaaatgagtgcacatctAAAAGTTTATTCAAATTTTCAGCTTGGACTAGGAGGCATTTGGATCCATGCTTCCTCTATTTCTTTGCAAtttaaagattttaattttgatGCTAGCAATCAAAATCGTTCAGATAATAGTACTTGCATGATTAGATGACTGCGGCAGCTGCTTATATGATGACTATCTGTTCTTGTGTACATTAGATGGGGATGGTAATTTGCAATTAGATACTCCATGGGAAGTGAATAAGGGATTTCATAATTATTTGTTGTGATATATTGCAACACTTTTATCCACTATTTATGATAGCTAAATaagaatagaagaaaaaaatactaTCTTAATATGATTGCTTAATTCGTATATAATTGTGTAAGCATCAGTTTTAACTCATGAAACTTAGATATATGTCAACAGACAGCAAAAGTTTTGCAATCGTTCCCCAGGAATTCAGAGTGATGTGAAAATGTTTACAATAAAGAGGCAGATGTCTGATGATAGCACTTGTGTTTTTTGGAATTTCAGTTGACAAGAGAGAGGTGCTCCCTCTTTGATCTAGGTTCCAGTCTCCCGTCCCCTCTCTCTGACCTACTGGTCTTCCATCAATGTTGATGCCATCATCAGCCATGGCCTCTTCAGGACCCACCTTTGGAGCAACACAGCCTCTCCCCATCACCACTTAGCTTCATCTAAAACGTTGAACCCCAGTAGATATCCTTCCTTTATCCTGATCCCTTCCCAGAAAAAGCTGCCACAGCTCTTGACCTACAGCTAACAAGACTAATTATTCCACTAGGCTTGTTAACATAGGGTTATCCTCAACTCTCATATATATATTCCAGTTTTCTATTCGCTCATGTTAATCAGGGAGAGCTGAAGAAGCTCCAGTACCCAAGTCCATGATGGTTTCTAGCGGCCTGCTTGTGTCTGCAGACTGACTCCTTTTCTGTGGGATCATTGTAGAATTACTTTTGAAACTATTTTTATAGTTACGGGTGCTTCAAATATCAGGTGCTACCCATCAGACGTTAACCCCTATTTACGCAActgtttgttaattgttaattttaacCGTCCAACACATCATCTATGCAATATCCTTGGTTTTCTGTTATGCGATGACTTTGTACTATGGctaattgtttttctttctcctttaaTGTCATGCAATTAGATTTCTTCCGATGCCTGAAGGAGCTCTTGCTCTGATTGCTGCTACAGCATTCTGTGCAGAGTATCTCCTTTTCTACTTTCACTCAACAACTCATAAAGGCCTCGAGGGGTATTACCACATCCTCCTTGTCCTCCTGATCGGGCTCTGCATATTATCAACTGTGGCTGGAGCCCTCTTACCAACCAGCTTTCCAATTGATTTATGTAGCGGTATTGCCATAACTCTCCAAGGCCTCTGGTTTTATCAGACTGCATTCACTCTCT encodes the following:
- the LOC137710340 gene encoding uncharacterized protein, yielding MGSFKGHILPGTLFLVVGVWHVWCSLVRYVSNPKSFRVHVWNPIPGVDGRLKYFELYLIAVGAFIDMCIELLYSTHLKFFVDGVLNPHHMNDFEHSGMLLMFFIFGVVTLISQETRFLPMPEGALALIAATAFCAEYLLFYFHSTTHKGLEGYYHILLVLLIGLCILSTVAGALLPTSFPIDLCSGIAITLQGLWFYQTAFTLYGPMMPDGCQLKDDMISCHSVDSEVRGELLANFQFFTMVLSLLVAVVGGYGFVASRFGHSDQRSLRAV